A window of Bradyrhizobium sp. AZCC 1610 contains these coding sequences:
- a CDS encoding DUF1467 family protein, whose product MAYSISTALAIYFVLWWVVLFTTLPFGVRSQHEDGEGAPGTDPGAPVMARMGYKLLWTTVISAVIFGIGMWAYHQGYLNIERLSKLMGLPF is encoded by the coding sequence ATGGCCTACAGCATCTCCACCGCGCTTGCGATCTACTTCGTGCTCTGGTGGGTCGTGCTGTTCACGACGCTGCCGTTCGGCGTCCGCAGCCAGCACGAGGATGGCGAAGGCGCTCCCGGCACCGATCCCGGGGCGCCGGTCATGGCGCGGATGGGCTACAAGCTGCTCTGGACCACCGTGATCTCGGCCGTGATCTTCGGCATCGGGATGTGGGCGTATCACCAAGGCTATCTGAACATCGAACGGCTGTCGAAGCTGATGGGGCTGCCGTTTTGA
- the mce gene encoding methylmalonyl-CoA epimerase gives MLGRLNHVAIAVKDAEKAAKIYGGAFGAEISGAVPLPEHGVITVFVTLPNTKIEFIQPLGEASPIAKFVERNADGGIHHICYDVPDIIATRDKLISEGARVLGDGVPKIGAHGKPVLFFHPKDFSGALVEIEQA, from the coding sequence ATGCTGGGCCGGCTCAATCATGTTGCGATCGCGGTCAAGGACGCGGAAAAGGCGGCAAAAATCTATGGCGGCGCATTCGGCGCCGAAATCTCCGGCGCGGTGCCTTTGCCGGAGCATGGCGTCATCACCGTGTTCGTGACGCTGCCCAACACCAAGATCGAGTTCATCCAGCCGCTCGGCGAAGCCTCGCCGATCGCCAAATTCGTCGAGCGTAACGCCGACGGCGGCATTCACCACATCTGCTACGACGTGCCCGACATCATCGCCACGCGTGACAAGCTGATTAGCGAGGGCGCCCGCGTGCTCGGCGACGGCGTGCCGAAGATCGGCGCCCACGGCAAGCCGGTGCTGTTTTTCCACCCGAAGGATTTTTCCGGCGCGCTCGTCGAAATCGAACAGGCGTGA
- a CDS encoding ribonuclease J codes for MARPDELTFAPLGGVGEIGMNLSIYGLGNRQQRSWLAVDLGVSFGDEEHLPGIDLIMPDIRFLEKERNNLMGLVLTHAHEDHFGAIIDLWPKLQCKIYATQFSAALFEAKCASERNPPKIPVTVVPSGGRVDLGPFTVEFIPVAHSIPESHALAIHTAVGTVLHTGDWKIDPTPIIGLPTDERRLRELGDAGVLALVGDSTNAVREGRSPSETEVAATITKLVKAAKGRVAVTTFASNVARLKAVAGAARAADREVVVVGRAMERVVQVARETGYLDGVQNFRSADYYGHFPPNKVLALCTGSQGEPRAALARIANNDHPQVTLNKGDCVIFSSRTIPGNEKAVGGIINGLVTQGIEVITDRTDLVHVSGHPRRDELRDMISWVRPQILIPVHGEALHLSEHAKLARTAGVPKVLICRNGDLVKLGPGDPAIIDELPSGRIYKDGNILEDSKSRAVVERRRMGFAGCAFVAIAMTDKGELADDPEVDLVGIPEKNAAGEVIDEMVFDAVVSTVENLPRARRRDADATAESVRRAVRAVINEQWGKKPICLVHVLTV; via the coding sequence ATGGCGCGGCCGGATGAATTGACCTTTGCGCCGCTCGGCGGCGTCGGCGAGATCGGCATGAACCTGTCGATCTACGGGCTCGGCAACCGCCAGCAGCGGTCCTGGCTCGCGGTCGATCTCGGCGTCTCCTTCGGCGACGAGGAGCATTTGCCGGGCATCGACCTGATTATGCCCGACATCCGCTTCCTCGAGAAGGAGCGCAACAACCTGATGGGCCTGGTGCTGACGCACGCCCATGAGGATCATTTCGGCGCGATCATCGACCTCTGGCCGAAGCTGCAATGCAAGATCTACGCGACCCAATTCAGCGCGGCGCTGTTCGAGGCCAAGTGCGCCTCCGAGCGCAATCCGCCGAAGATACCCGTGACGGTGGTGCCATCGGGCGGCCGCGTCGATCTCGGGCCGTTCACCGTCGAGTTCATTCCGGTCGCGCACTCGATTCCGGAATCGCATGCGCTCGCGATCCACACCGCGGTCGGCACCGTGCTGCACACCGGCGACTGGAAGATCGATCCGACACCAATCATCGGGCTTCCGACCGACGAGCGACGGTTGCGCGAACTCGGCGATGCCGGCGTGCTGGCGCTGGTCGGGGATTCCACCAACGCGGTGCGGGAAGGGCGCTCGCCCTCGGAGACCGAGGTCGCCGCCACCATTACCAAGCTGGTGAAGGCCGCCAAGGGCCGGGTCGCTGTCACCACCTTCGCCTCCAACGTCGCTCGCTTGAAAGCAGTGGCGGGCGCTGCGAGAGCCGCCGATCGCGAGGTGGTCGTGGTCGGCCGCGCCATGGAGCGCGTGGTGCAGGTCGCCCGCGAGACCGGCTATCTCGACGGCGTACAGAATTTCCGCAGCGCCGATTACTACGGCCATTTCCCGCCGAACAAGGTGCTGGCGCTGTGCACCGGCAGCCAGGGCGAGCCGCGGGCGGCGCTCGCCAGGATCGCCAATAACGACCATCCGCAGGTGACGCTGAACAAGGGCGACTGCGTGATCTTTTCCTCGCGCACCATCCCCGGCAACGAGAAGGCGGTCGGCGGCATCATCAATGGCCTGGTTACCCAGGGCATCGAGGTCATCACCGACCGCACCGATCTCGTCCACGTCTCCGGCCATCCGCGCCGCGACGAGCTGCGCGACATGATCTCATGGGTGCGCCCGCAGATCCTGATCCCCGTCCATGGCGAGGCGCTGCATCTCTCCGAACACGCCAAGCTGGCGCGCACGGCCGGCGTGCCGAAGGTGCTGATCTGCCGCAATGGCGATCTGGTCAAGCTCGGACCGGGCGATCCCGCCATCATCGACGAACTTCCGTCGGGGCGGATCTACAAGGACGGCAACATCCTGGAGGATTCCAAGTCTCGTGCCGTGGTCGAGCGGCGCCGGATGGGATTTGCCGGCTGCGCCTTCGTGGCGATCGCCATGACCGACAAGGGCGAACTGGCCGACGATCCCGAGGTTGATCTCGTCGGCATCCCCGAGAAGAATGCGGCCGGCGAGGTGATCGACGAAATGGTATTCGATGCGGTGGTTTCGACGGTGGAAAACCTGCCGCGGGCGCGGCGGCGCGATGCGGACGCGACGGCGGAATCGGTGCGCCGTGCGGTGCGGGCCGTCATCAACGAGCAGTGGGGCAAGAAGCCGATTTGCCTCGTTCATGTTCTGACGGTTTGA
- a CDS encoding biotin--[acetyl-CoA-carboxylase] ligase: MTFSLGPTARSAGYGLAAFDQIGSTNAEAMSRARDGERGPMWFVTTEQTAGRGRRQRAWIAPRGNLASSILEVMDVSPAVAATLGFAAGLSLESALQKLSIEANVRRAGAEPLKYALKWPNDVLAERQKLAGILLEAEAMAGDRLAVVVGIGTNVIAAPEGTPTPATSLAVLGVQIGAEELFTALSEAWVEFRGIWDNGRGFAEIRRLWLERAFGLGERVAIQTGNATVEGTFDTIDESGCLIVRTADGKRAAVTAGEVYFGAAASVGAA; encoded by the coding sequence ATGACCTTTTCGCTCGGTCCCACAGCCAGATCGGCGGGCTACGGCCTCGCCGCCTTCGACCAGATCGGTTCGACCAACGCCGAAGCCATGTCCCGCGCCCGCGATGGCGAGCGCGGCCCGATGTGGTTCGTGACAACGGAGCAGACGGCGGGCCGAGGCCGCCGACAGCGTGCCTGGATCGCGCCGCGCGGTAACCTCGCCAGCAGCATTCTCGAAGTCATGGACGTGTCGCCGGCGGTCGCGGCGACGCTTGGCTTTGCCGCGGGTCTTTCGCTTGAAAGCGCGCTGCAGAAACTCAGCATCGAAGCCAATGTGCGGCGGGCCGGGGCGGAGCCTCTGAAATACGCCCTGAAATGGCCGAACGACGTGCTGGCGGAGCGGCAGAAGCTCGCCGGGATCCTGCTGGAGGCGGAAGCCATGGCCGGCGACCGGCTCGCGGTCGTGGTCGGCATTGGCACCAACGTCATTGCGGCGCCCGAGGGCACGCCGACGCCGGCGACGTCGCTGGCTGTGCTCGGCGTTCAAATCGGCGCGGAGGAACTGTTCACCGCGCTGTCGGAGGCCTGGGTCGAATTCCGCGGCATCTGGGACAATGGCCGCGGCTTTGCCGAAATCCGAAGGCTGTGGCTGGAGCGCGCGTTCGGCCTCGGCGAGCGGGTTGCAATCCAGACCGGAAACGCGACCGTCGAAGGCACGTTCGATACCATCGACGAGAGCGGCTGTCTGATCGTCCGCACAGCCGACGGTAAGCGCGCGGCCGTCACCGCGGGCGAAGTCTATTTCGGCGCTGCGGCGTCAGTGGGAGCGGCCTGA
- the nuoN gene encoding NADH-quinone oxidoreductase subunit NuoN, with the protein MSFSSAGYQLLPVLPELVLAVGAMALLMLGAYRGEGTTRLVTSLAVVLLVVTGALELMLPAGKLTTFGGSFIVDDFARFLKILAIIGSAVTLILSTEFLSDPSRRIFEYSILVLLSTLGMMVLISAADLIMLYLGLELMSLALYVVAASNRDNAKSTEAGLKYFVLGALSSGMLLYGASLIYGFTGTVDFAGIAAAVKTGSVGIVFGLVFLLAGLCFKVSAVPFHMWTPDVYEGAPTPVTAFFASAPKVAALAVFTRVTLTAFPGIVPQWQQILVFVAIASMALGSFAAIGQKNIKRLMAYSSIGHMGFALVGLASGTVEGAQGVLVYIAIYVAMTLGTFAVILSMKRDGQPMEQISDFAGLSRTNPLLAFFFAMLLFSLAGIPPLAGFFAKWYVFVAAIKADLFTLAVIGVLTSVVGAFYYLTIIKLMYFDEPAGEIEPMRIELRTVLAAAGIFNIFFFVYPGPLVSVATAAAKSLF; encoded by the coding sequence ATGAGCTTTTCGAGTGCAGGTTATCAGTTGCTGCCGGTGCTGCCGGAGCTGGTGCTGGCCGTCGGCGCCATGGCGCTGCTGATGCTGGGCGCCTATCGCGGCGAGGGGACAACCAGACTGGTTACCAGCCTCGCGGTGGTGCTGCTGGTCGTCACCGGCGCGCTGGAGCTGATGCTGCCGGCCGGCAAGCTGACGACCTTCGGCGGCAGCTTCATCGTCGACGATTTTGCCCGTTTCCTGAAGATACTTGCGATCATTGGCTCGGCGGTGACGCTGATCCTGTCGACGGAGTTTTTGTCCGACCCGTCGCGGCGCATTTTCGAATATTCGATCCTGGTGCTGCTCTCCACGCTCGGCATGATGGTGCTGATCTCGGCCGCCGACCTGATCATGCTCTATCTTGGGCTCGAGCTGATGAGCCTCGCGCTCTACGTGGTCGCCGCCTCTAACCGCGACAACGCCAAGTCCACCGAGGCCGGCCTGAAGTACTTTGTGCTCGGCGCGCTGTCCTCGGGGATGCTGCTGTACGGCGCCTCGCTGATCTACGGCTTCACCGGCACGGTCGATTTTGCCGGCATCGCGGCAGCAGTGAAGACCGGTAGCGTCGGCATCGTGTTCGGCCTCGTATTCCTGCTGGCGGGGCTCTGCTTCAAGGTATCCGCCGTGCCGTTCCATATGTGGACGCCCGACGTCTATGAAGGCGCGCCGACGCCGGTCACCGCGTTCTTTGCCTCCGCGCCGAAGGTTGCCGCGCTCGCCGTGTTCACGCGCGTCACGTTGACGGCTTTCCCGGGCATTGTCCCGCAATGGCAGCAAATCCTCGTGTTCGTCGCGATCGCCTCGATGGCGCTGGGCTCGTTCGCCGCCATCGGGCAGAAGAACATCAAGCGCCTGATGGCCTATTCTTCGATCGGCCATATGGGCTTTGCGCTGGTTGGGCTCGCGTCGGGCACCGTCGAGGGCGCGCAGGGCGTGCTGGTCTATATCGCGATCTATGTCGCGATGACGCTCGGCACCTTCGCGGTCATCCTGAGCATGAAGCGCGATGGCCAGCCGATGGAGCAGATCAGCGATTTCGCAGGGCTTTCGCGCACCAACCCGCTGCTGGCGTTCTTCTTCGCCATGCTGTTGTTCTCGCTGGCCGGCATTCCGCCGCTCGCGGGTTTCTTCGCCAAATGGTACGTGTTCGTGGCCGCGATCAAGGCAGACCTGTTCACGCTCGCCGTCATCGGTGTGCTCACCAGCGTGGTGGGCGCGTTCTACTATCTCACCATCATCAAGCTGATGTATTTCGACGAGCCGGCCGGCGAGATCGAGCCGATGCGCATCGAACTGCGCACGGTGCTGGCGGCCGCCGGCATTTTCAACATCTTCTTCTTCGTCTATCCGGGGCCGCTGGTCAGCGTCGCCACGGCGGCGGCGAAGTCGCTGTTTTAG
- a CDS encoding NADH-quinone oxidoreductase subunit M, whose translation MTTWPILSVVTFLPVIGALAIYLTRGDDEAARRNARWIALWTTLVTFGVSLILVWRFDAANPDFQFVEKANWLASGITYHMGVDGISLPFVILTTALMPFCIIASWKSITMRVREYMMAFLLLETLMVGTFSALDLVLFYLFFEGGLIPMFLIIGVWGGARRVYASFKFFLYTLLGSVLMLLAIMALYWNAGTTDIPTLMHTAVPRSLQTWAWLAFFASFAVKMPMWPVHTWLPDAHVEAPTAGSVILAAILLKMGGYGFLRFSLPMFPLASHDFAWIIFTLSVIAIVYTSLVALMQEDIKKLIAYSSVAHMGFVTMGIFAGTTQGVAGGVFQMVSHGIVSGALFLCVGIVYDRMHTREIAAYGGLVNRMPLYALVFMVFTMANVGLPGTSGFVGEFMTLVGTFKVSIPTATFATLGVILSAAYALWLYRKVVFGPLTKPSLASIKDLTFRESLMMFPLVFLTILFGVYPKPVLDMSAASVQQLVNNYNAAVTAVKAAALVQ comes from the coding sequence ATGACAACCTGGCCCATCCTTTCGGTCGTCACGTTCCTGCCGGTCATCGGCGCGCTGGCGATCTATCTCACCCGCGGCGACGACGAGGCCGCACGGCGCAATGCGCGCTGGATCGCGCTGTGGACCACGCTGGTCACTTTCGGGGTGTCGCTGATCCTGGTTTGGCGCTTCGATGCCGCCAACCCGGATTTCCAGTTCGTCGAAAAGGCGAACTGGCTCGCCAGCGGCATCACCTATCACATGGGTGTCGACGGCATTTCGCTGCCGTTCGTGATCCTGACCACCGCCTTGATGCCGTTCTGCATCATCGCGAGCTGGAAATCGATCACGATGCGGGTGCGCGAATACATGATGGCGTTCCTGCTGCTGGAAACGCTGATGGTCGGCACCTTCTCCGCGCTCGACCTCGTGCTGTTCTACCTGTTCTTCGAGGGCGGCCTGATCCCGATGTTCCTGATCATCGGCGTCTGGGGCGGCGCGCGCCGGGTCTATGCATCGTTCAAGTTTTTCCTCTACACGCTGCTCGGCTCGGTGCTGATGCTGCTGGCGATCATGGCGCTGTACTGGAATGCCGGCACGACCGACATCCCGACCTTGATGCACACCGCGGTGCCGCGCTCGTTGCAGACCTGGGCGTGGCTGGCGTTCTTTGCTTCCTTCGCGGTGAAGATGCCGATGTGGCCGGTGCACACCTGGCTGCCGGACGCCCACGTCGAGGCGCCAACCGCAGGCTCGGTGATTCTGGCCGCGATCCTGTTGAAGATGGGCGGCTACGGATTCCTGCGCTTCTCGCTGCCGATGTTCCCGCTGGCGTCGCATGATTTCGCCTGGATCATCTTCACGCTGTCGGTGATCGCCATCGTCTACACCTCGCTGGTGGCCTTGATGCAGGAAGACATCAAGAAGCTGATCGCCTATTCGTCGGTAGCCCATATGGGCTTCGTCACCATGGGCATCTTCGCAGGGACCACGCAGGGCGTGGCCGGCGGCGTATTCCAGATGGTGTCGCACGGCATCGTCTCCGGCGCGCTGTTCCTGTGCGTCGGCATCGTCTACGACCGCATGCATACCCGCGAGATCGCGGCCTATGGCGGCCTCGTCAACCGGATGCCGCTCTACGCGCTGGTGTTCATGGTCTTTACTATGGCCAATGTCGGTCTGCCCGGCACTTCCGGCTTCGTCGGCGAATTCATGACGCTGGTCGGCACCTTCAAGGTCTCGATCCCGACCGCGACGTTTGCAACCCTGGGCGTGATCCTGTCGGCGGCGTATGCGCTGTGGCTGTATCGGAAGGTCGTGTTTGGCCCACTGACAAAACCGTCACTGGCGAGCATCAAGGATCTGACGTTCCGCGAGAGCCTGATGATGTTCCCGCTGGTGTTCCTCACCATTCTGTTCGGCGTCTATCCGAAGCCGGTGCTCGACATGTCGGCGGCCTCGGTTCAGCAACTCGTCAACAATTACAATGCCGCCGTGACTGCCGTGAAGGCAGCCGCGCTGGTCCAGTAA
- the nuoL gene encoding NADH-quinone oxidoreductase subunit L, translated as MVQAIVFLPLLGAILAGLIAIFGAHARNPSGDEVKHHDHGHGDHAHATDSHDDHGHDDHHVSEPPAQGSRAAELITTGLLFVSAALSWVVLVDIGFLHRDVVRIALFPWINSGDLQVAWALRVDTLTAVMLVVVNTISSLVHLYSIGYMDEDPYRPRFFAYLSLFTFAMLMLVTADNLVQLFFGWEGVGLASYLLIGFWYHKPSANAAAIKAFVVNRVGDFGFALGILAIFMLIGSTDFETIFAGAPGLSGKTVDFFGWHADALTLTCLLLFMGAMGKSAQFLLHTWLPDAMEGPTPVSALIHAATMVTAGVFMVARLSPLFELAPNAQAVVMFFGATTAFFAATVGLVQNDIKRIVAYSTCSQLGYMFVAMGAGAYSVGIFHLFTHAFFKALLFLGSGSVIYAMHHEQDIRNMGGLKDKIPYTYSVMVIGTLALTGFPLTAGYFSKDAIIESAYVAHNPFAYYGFAMTVIAAGLTSFYSWRLIFKTFHGEPHDQHHYEAAHEAPMWMLVPIGILAAGSILAGFPFKEVFAGHGVEEFFRESLKMHPHIIDEMHHISPVIAFLPTVMMVVGFLVSWLFYIRRPYLPVELANQHQMLYQFLLNKWYFDELYELIFVRPAKWLGRFLWKKGDGFVIDGFGPDGVSARVLDVTRNVVKIQTGYLYHYAFAMLIGVAGLITWFMFGLGGQ; from the coding sequence ATGGTTCAGGCAATCGTCTTTCTGCCGCTGCTGGGCGCCATTCTGGCGGGCCTGATCGCGATTTTCGGCGCGCATGCGCGCAACCCGAGCGGCGATGAGGTCAAACATCACGACCACGGTCATGGCGATCACGCCCATGCCACCGATAGCCATGACGATCACGGCCACGACGACCACCACGTCTCGGAGCCGCCGGCGCAGGGTTCGCGCGCGGCCGAGCTGATCACCACGGGACTTCTGTTCGTTTCCGCGGCGCTCTCCTGGGTGGTGCTGGTCGACATCGGCTTCCTGCACCGTGATGTCGTAAGGATCGCGCTATTCCCCTGGATCAATTCCGGCGACCTGCAGGTGGCGTGGGCGCTGCGCGTCGACACGCTGACCGCCGTGATGCTGGTGGTGGTGAACACTATCTCGTCGCTCGTGCACCTCTACTCCATCGGCTACATGGACGAGGATCCGTATCGGCCGCGGTTCTTTGCCTATCTGTCGCTGTTCACCTTCGCGATGCTGATGCTGGTGACCGCGGACAATCTGGTCCAGCTGTTCTTCGGCTGGGAGGGCGTCGGTCTGGCGAGTTATCTGCTGATCGGCTTCTGGTACCACAAGCCCTCGGCGAACGCGGCGGCAATCAAGGCCTTCGTGGTCAACCGCGTCGGCGATTTCGGTTTTGCGCTCGGCATTCTCGCCATCTTCATGCTGATTGGCTCGACCGACTTCGAGACGATTTTTGCCGGCGCGCCGGGGCTGTCGGGCAAGACCGTCGATTTCTTCGGCTGGCACGCCGACGCGCTGACGCTGACCTGCCTGTTGCTCTTCATGGGCGCGATGGGCAAGTCGGCCCAGTTCCTGCTGCACACCTGGCTGCCGGACGCGATGGAAGGCCCGACGCCGGTCTCCGCGCTGATCCACGCCGCAACCATGGTGACGGCCGGCGTGTTCATGGTGGCGCGGCTGTCGCCGCTGTTCGAGCTCGCGCCCAACGCGCAGGCCGTGGTGATGTTCTTCGGCGCCACCACCGCGTTCTTTGCGGCAACTGTCGGCCTCGTCCAGAACGACATCAAGCGCATCGTTGCCTACTCGACCTGTTCGCAGCTCGGCTACATGTTCGTGGCGATGGGGGCAGGGGCCTATTCGGTCGGCATCTTCCATTTGTTCACGCACGCCTTCTTCAAGGCGCTGCTGTTTTTGGGTTCCGGCTCGGTGATCTACGCGATGCATCACGAGCAGGACATCCGCAACATGGGCGGGCTGAAGGACAAGATTCCCTACACCTATAGCGTGATGGTGATCGGCACCCTGGCGCTGACCGGCTTCCCGCTGACAGCCGGCTATTTCTCCAAGGACGCGATCATCGAGTCCGCCTATGTCGCGCACAATCCATTCGCGTATTACGGCTTCGCGATGACGGTGATCGCGGCCGGTCTCACCTCGTTCTATTCGTGGCGCCTGATCTTCAAGACGTTCCACGGCGAGCCGCACGACCAGCACCATTACGAGGCGGCCCATGAAGCGCCAATGTGGATGCTGGTCCCGATCGGCATCCTCGCCGCAGGCTCGATTCTGGCCGGCTTCCCGTTCAAGGAAGTGTTTGCGGGCCACGGCGTGGAAGAGTTCTTCCGCGAGTCGCTCAAGATGCACCCGCACATCATCGACGAGATGCACCACATCTCGCCGGTGATAGCGTTCCTGCCGACGGTGATGATGGTCGTGGGCTTTCTGGTGTCGTGGCTGTTCTACATCCGCCGGCCGTATCTGCCGGTCGAACTCGCCAACCAGCACCAGATGCTCTACCAGTTCCTGCTCAACAAATGGTATTTCGACGAGCTCTATGAGCTCATCTTCGTCCGCCCGGCGAAGTGGCTCGGCCGCTTCCTGTGGAAGAAGGGCGACGGCTTCGTCATCGACGGCTTCGGCCCGGATGGCGTTTCGGCGCGCGTGCTCGATGTCACGCGCAACGTGGTGAAGATCCAGACCGGTTATCTCTATCACTATGCCTTTGCGATGCTGATCGGCGTCGCAGGGCTGATCACCTGGTTCATGTTCGGCTTGGGAGGCCAGTAA
- the nuoK gene encoding NADH-quinone oxidoreductase subunit NuoK gives MTIGLGHYLAVGAILFTLGILGIFLNRKNIIVILMSIELILLAVNINLVAFSTFLGDIVGQVFALLVLTVAAAEAAIGLAVLVVYFRNRGSIAVEDVNLMKG, from the coding sequence ATGACGATCGGTCTGGGGCACTATCTCGCGGTCGGCGCCATCCTGTTCACGCTCGGGATTCTCGGCATCTTCCTGAACCGCAAGAACATCATCGTCATCCTGATGTCGATCGAGCTGATCCTGCTCGCAGTCAACATCAACCTGGTGGCGTTCTCGACCTTCCTCGGCGACATCGTCGGGCAGGTGTTTGCGCTCTTGGTGCTGACGGTTGCGGCGGCTGAAGCTGCGATCGGTCTCGCGGTGCTTGTGGTGTATTTCCGCAACCGCGGTTCGATCGCGGTTGAAGACGTCAATCTGATGAAGGGCTAG
- a CDS encoding NADH-quinone oxidoreductase subunit J, producing MILPALFFYLFAGVCVASAVMVIVSRNPVHSVLYLILAFVNAAGLFVLMGAEFLGMMLIVVYVGAVAVLFLFVIMMLDVDFVELREGFLEYLPIGLVIGGIFLVELLLVAGGWVINPGTVKQITAAIPTNVSNTEALGLVLYTKYIHYFQIAGMVLLVAMIGAIVLTLRHKAKVKRQDINVQNARTPELAMAVRKVASGQGLQDADAAEWVK from the coding sequence ATGATCCTTCCCGCGCTGTTCTTCTATCTCTTCGCCGGCGTCTGCGTGGCCTCGGCGGTCATGGTGATTGTGTCGCGCAATCCCGTGCACTCCGTGCTGTACCTGATCCTGGCCTTCGTCAACGCTGCCGGCCTGTTCGTGCTGATGGGCGCCGAATTCCTCGGCATGATGCTGATCGTGGTCTATGTCGGCGCGGTCGCAGTGCTGTTCCTGTTCGTGATCATGATGCTCGACGTCGACTTCGTCGAACTGCGCGAAGGTTTTCTGGAATACCTGCCGATTGGTTTGGTGATCGGCGGCATTTTCCTCGTCGAACTGCTGCTGGTCGCCGGCGGCTGGGTCATCAATCCCGGTACCGTCAAGCAGATCACGGCGGCGATCCCGACCAATGTCAGCAACACCGAGGCGCTCGGGCTGGTGCTCTATACGAAGTACATCCACTACTTCCAGATCGCCGGCATGGTGCTCCTGGTGGCGATGATCGGCGCCATCGTGCTGACGCTGCGCCACAAGGCGAAGGTCAAGCGGCAGGACATCAACGTGCAGAATGCGCGGACGCCGGAACTGGCGATGGCCGTGCGCAAGGTGGCGTCCGGGCAAGGTCTGCAGGACGCGGATGCGGCGGAGTGGGTGAAATGA
- the nuoI gene encoding NADH-quinone oxidoreductase subunit NuoI: MSVNVNATARALLLSEFVSAFFLAMRYFFKPKPTLNYPFEKGPISPRFRGEHALRRYPNGEERCIACKLCEAICPAQAITIEAGPRRNDGTRRTVRYDIDMVKCIYCGLCQEACPVDAIVEGPNFEFATETREELYYDKAKLLANGDRWEREIAKAIELDAPYR, encoded by the coding sequence ATGAGTGTCAACGTCAACGCAACCGCCCGTGCGCTTCTCTTGAGCGAATTCGTATCGGCGTTCTTTCTCGCCATGCGCTATTTCTTCAAGCCGAAGCCGACGCTGAACTATCCCTTCGAGAAGGGCCCGATCTCACCGCGCTTCCGCGGCGAGCATGCGCTGCGCCGCTATCCGAACGGCGAGGAGCGCTGCATCGCCTGCAAGCTGTGCGAGGCGATCTGCCCGGCGCAGGCGATCACGATCGAGGCCGGGCCGCGCCGCAACGATGGCACCCGCCGCACCGTGCGCTACGACATCGATATGGTGAAATGCATCTATTGCGGCCTGTGCCAGGAAGCCTGCCCGGTCGATGCCATCGTCGAAGGACCGAATTTCGAATTCGCGACCGAGACCCGCGAGGAACTTTATTATGACAAGGCGAAACTGCTCGCCAATGGCGACCGCTGGGAGCGCGAGATTGCGAAAGCCATCGAACTCGACGCGCCGTACCGGTGA